ATCAATATTTTCAAGTAAATCATAAACAAATTCTCTACTAATCCTACCACTCTTCACTAAATGATGATTTTGATCCTCCTTATATTGAGAATGCAAATACCAGACCTGTAAATTTTTTGGATATTTATTAATCATTTCTTCTATTAACTCCGAGAATATTGTTGATTCAAAATTTTTATTTCCATAGATAAGATTCACTTTTAATTTTGATTCTGAAATCAAAATTTCCTTTATAATAGAAATTAATGGTGTTATTCCACTTCCAGTCCCCCAAAAGTAAATCTCATTACAATTTTCATCTTGTTCATAAACAAAATCTCCCATAGGCTCCATTACTTCTATAATATCATCAATTTGAATAAAATCATGGATGTAGTTAGAGAATACCCCTCCCGGAACGCGTTTAATAGTTATTTCCAAATTAGAATTACACGAAGGAGCTGAAGAAAAAGAATAGGGTCTTGAATATTTTCTGCCATTAATTCTAGCAGATAGTGTAAGGTATTGACCTGCTTGATATTTTATTTTCTTGAGCCCAGGCTGCTTGAAACAAAGAGTAATTGTATCACTTGTTTCTTTATTTATATTGCAAACCTTTAAACTATATTTTTTCATTTACTGATAATCTGATAGTGGGAAAAATTAATTCAAAAAACTATGAAATTATTTTTGAATATACTTCTTTAGAAATGGATATATGCTCTTTTATGTTTAATAATTTTGTTTCATCATTATCTAAAAAGGCTTTTAATTGATTTTTAAGGCCTGGCTTAAATTGTAAGTCCGCAGAATTATCAAATTCATGTTCAATAACAGTTACTGTACCTTTTTTTTGTACACTGAGGCCTTCCATAGGTTTCAAATAAATTCTACGTTTTTCTGTCAGTAATTCAATAGCCCATCTTCCAGCACTTTCCCAATTGGACAAATAACTGAACAAGACTCCTTTTTCTGTAATTCCTGCCCCTGTAAAATTAGTTTTTGCATGCCATTTTACAGTTCCAGCTTTAGAATAGGTCTGCCATTGTTGTGGCTTTCCTGCAAAATGAAAAGCAAGGTCTACTACATGTGTAGAGTTTGCAAAAAACCAGTTTTCTTTAACACCTGGTGCCTTTGTTAATGGTTCTATTACATGTGACCATTCAGTAAATTCAAAATGGATTGTTTGTAAACCACCATCTTCTTCAATCATTTTTTTAGCTTCAATAACCGAAGCATAAAATCTACGATTGTAGGCGACAAAAACTTTTTCAGAGTAGGGTAATAATTTTTCTTTATTTTCAATTAATTCTTCGATACTTATTGCCGCTGGTTTTTCTATCAAAACTCTTTCAGCTCCCGCTTCCAAAACTGAAATTAAAGAATTCATTAAAACTTCTGTCCCTGTGGCAATAATAATATAAGTATTATCAGTTAACGTATGGTTTTCTAAATACTTTTGTAAACCTCCGACAAAAGGCTGTATGTCTGTCTCTGTTTTAAATTTTTCTGCTGATTCCTGACCTCTACCAATCACTTGAAAAGAAAAATCCTGTGCGGTTAATACTTTTGCATAATCTAATGCCATTGGTCCAGTTCCTACTAGTAAAATGTTCTTTTTCATTATGTAATTGGTAAAACTTTAGTCTGTAATCCTGCAATTTTATTATACTTTTCTAACATTGCCTTAATAAATAACTCATGGGTATGTCTCGCTTCAGCAAAAGAAGGCAATGAACAAAATCCAACTTCAAATAATTCTCTCACTATGATAGAGGTTAATTCACTTTGATATTGTATTCTAAAATCACGGTTAAACAATTTAAATGAATTATTTAGTTCTAATGAATAAACTTGTGGTGTTCCTCCCTCTTGTATAAAGAATCGTTGTTCATTATTACAAATTGTTACTGTTATCGGACTAATATCAGCTTTGAATGATGTGATGCTAAAAGGTGATTTATCTTCTAAGTATCCTGTTAAAGTGCCCGTGAATTCTACAAATCCTTCTCTAGGACTTTTAATAATTTCATCCTCCACGGTACTAACACTAATCTCTCTAATTTTTTTTCCAGAAATATAAACTAAAAGGTCTAAAAAATGTAAAGCATTACAACCTAATCCCCAATTTCCTCCAACTATATTATATATATTTAATCCATTTGTTTGAATGCTTTCTTTTAATTCATTGTAAGACTGAAACATTCTACGAGGATGGTTTACATAGGTAATTGTATTATATTGATCCAATAATAAACTAATTCTCTGATAAGCATCTAAATCTTGAAAAAGAACTTTCTCTAATATTAAAAATTTGACTTTATGTTTTTCTAATAATTTATTGATAATTTGCTCTCGTACATTAGCACTTGTTGCAACAATTACCAAATCAAAATATTGAGGTAAATCTGACCACAATTTTGTATAAATCAATCTATGTATATGATTGATTTCTTTTTCTCTTTCTTGAGCTACTTTAAGTGAACTTTCAGAGGGATCTAATACATAAATTTCAAGTTGCTCTAAATATTTAACTAGTCCCTGTAAATGTCTGCTTCCTAATTGACCAGCACCAATTATTAAACATTTTTTTATATTGCTGTCCATCCTCCGTCTATTATTAAATTTTGTCCTGTAATATATTGTGAATCATCAGATAATAAAAACGCAATCGTTGGCGCAATATCTTCTGGTGTACCCAGTCTACGCATTGGAACTTTTTTACAATAATTATTTACAAAAATTTCATTCTGATTATCAAATATCCCTCCTGGAGATACAGTATTCACTCTTACTTGTTGTGGCCCAAAATAGGATGCTACATATCTTGTAAAATTAACAAGTGCTCCCTTTATTGCCGAATATGCAGCTGGCATTGTCATTGTTGTTCCTTCATAAACATTGAAATCTGCACCAACTACACCATAAATTGAAGCCATATTAATTATACTTCCATTTTTTTGACTAGCCATTTGTGAAGCAACTTTCTGGGTTAAATAGAAATAACTATTTAATTGCCAATCAACGTTTTGTTTCCAAGATTCCAAAACAATATCTTCAAATTTATTTCCCCAATCTTTTGTTCTTGGGTAGGCATTATTAACAAGTCCGTCAATTCTTGTATATTTTTTCAATACAATTTCTAAAGCACTATCAATTGAACTGCTATCAGTAATATCACAATAAACGTTAGACAAATCTTCATTTGTTTGATGGTTAATTTCAAAATTGATACAAAAAGCACCTTCAGAAATTAATCTGTTGATAATTGCTCTTCCCAAAAGCCCATTTCCACCTGTAATTATAATAATTTTATTTTCTAATCTATTCTTCATCTTTTAGAACAATTTTTAATATTTCTATGGATTCCTTAAGAGAGTTCATCGGTTTGCTCTTTTTTATCAAACAATTGATAAAATAATCCAATTGAAAACTATAGGTGTTTTTGACTTCAAAATTTGAAGCCTCAAAAACTATTTCATTATCGTCATTTATTATTTTATTATTTATTAGATCAACTTCTAAAATTTGATCATTAAATAAAACTTCAATGCTTCTTTTTGATTTTTTTCTATAATAATTTAATATTATATTGGCTGTAAACTTATTATACTCTAATGTATAATTTGCATAATCGATTGCATCAATATTTAAAGTCGAAACATTTCTTAAAGTTGAAATACTTTTAATCGGCGTTCCAAATAACCAATTTACATAATCAAGTTCATGAAATAAATCTAAATGAACACCGCCTCCCATTGATGCATTTGCACTGTATACTTTTCTAAAATCTACGTTAGGACGCCAATCTGGTAAATATGAGCCACAATATACATTCACTTCGTTAACTTGTAAATTCTCCTCACTTAATTTGTTTTTCAAATATTTTATACAAGGATGAAATCTTAAATTGCAAGCCACATAGGTCACAAGTTGTTTACTTTCAATTAATTCAATTAACTTATCAACACTTTTTAAAGTATGTACTGCTGGTTTCTCAATAAACAAAGGGATATTTAATCTTGCTAATTTTTCAATAAATTCAAAATGTAGGTTAGTGGGATTTGAAATAATAGCAAAATCAAAAGAAATTTCTAAATTTTCGAGATTATAAACATTTTCAATTCCTTCTTCAATCTCTGAATTTAAATTTGACCTTAATGCATAAATATTAAGATCTTTTATGTTCAAATTTTGTAAAGCACTAATATGTTTTCTAGCAATTGAACCTAAACCTATAATTAGTATTCTCATAATTCAAAATCAAGTTTCTTATTTTGAAGTAGATATTCCATAAATAAAAAATCAACGGGATGATCTAAGTCAAAACATACATGATTCATTTCGTAAATTAGCGATCTGTCTGTAATTGCACTTTTTATTCCTGTATCAAAAAAAGATCTTCTATACCAATAAAATGATGCATTTAGCTCGTAGACTTTGGGTGCAGATTGACGAGTCATAACAGTTCCATCCAGATTAGTTTTGACTAATGAATAAAATCCATCAACATTCTTTTCAACCATATTAAAATAAGGGCTTCTTGCTGCTGGGTTAACCGAAAATAGATTTAATGCTTTAGGATTTTCAAGCATGATATTTAACGCTTTTTCGATATCCTCTACAGTTCGCAAAGGTGAAGTCACATCAAGGTCTAAAATAAAATCATATTTATCATCTGCTATAGATTCTTCGTAAAGTAACAAATCTCTAATTGTATCTATTTTACCTGCAGTATCTGTTGCCAAATAATCTGGTCGTGAATAATTAGTCTTCAAATCAAATAGTTCTGCTTTTTCTTTTATAGCATCGTCATCTGTTGATAAAGCTACTTTTACGTCAAATTTCTCTTTTATTTTTTTTGTTAAATCAATTGAATATCCTATCAATGACTTACCGTTAATATCTTTTATATTTTTGCCTGGTATCCCTTTAGAACCACCTCTAGCACAAATAGTTATTAATATTTTCATTTTAAAATTTTATATTATGAATATCTATATGAGCCTTTTCGAAATCCTCATGTTTTCCAACATCTAACCAATAACCTGAAAAAGGAAATGAAATAACTTTTAGATTTTTACTAATTAACTCTTCCATCAAATCTGTTGCATTAAAAAATGTTTCTTTGGGAATGAAATCTAACATTTTCCTTTTAATTAAATATATTCCACCATTTGAATAGTAGGTATAAGTCGGTTTTTCTTTAAAGCTTTTCACCTCGCCTTTATTTGTTTCTAAAACTGCATATGGAACATTAACTTGATACGGAATGGTTAAAACAGCTAAATCGGCATCTCTTCTGATAAATTCAAGAAAAAATTGTTCATAATCTATATTGGTTAACAAGTCTGAATTTGTTACAAG
This portion of the Flavobacterium panacagri genome encodes:
- a CDS encoding Gfo/Idh/MocA family oxidoreductase, with the protein product MDSNIKKCLIIGAGQLGSRHLQGLVKYLEQLEIYVLDPSESSLKVAQEREKEINHIHRLIYTKLWSDLPQYFDLVIVATSANVREQIINKLLEKHKVKFLILEKVLFQDLDAYQRISLLLDQYNTITYVNHPRRMFQSYNELKESIQTNGLNIYNIVGGNWGLGCNALHFLDLLVYISGKKIREISVSTVEDEIIKSPREGFVEFTGTLTGYLEDKSPFSITSFKADISPITVTICNNEQRFFIQEGGTPQVYSLELNNSFKLFNRDFRIQYQSELTSIIVRELFEVGFCSLPSFAEARHTHELFIKAMLEKYNKIAGLQTKVLPIT
- a CDS encoding oxidoreductase, translating into MKNRLENKIIIITGGNGLLGRAIINRLISEGAFCINFEINHQTNEDLSNVYCDITDSSSIDSALEIVLKKYTRIDGLVNNAYPRTKDWGNKFEDIVLESWKQNVDWQLNSYFYLTQKVASQMASQKNGSIINMASIYGVVGADFNVYEGTTMTMPAAYSAIKGALVNFTRYVASYFGPQQVRVNTVSPGGIFDNQNEIFVNNYCKKVPMRRLGTPEDIAPTIAFLLSDDSQYITGQNLIIDGGWTAI
- a CDS encoding flavin reductase family protein; translated protein: MKKYSLKVCNINKETSDTITLCFKQPGLKKIKYQAGQYLTLSARINGRKYSRPYSFSSAPSCNSNLEITIKRVPGGVFSNYIHDFIQIDDIIEVMEPMGDFVYEQDENCNEIYFWGTGSGITPLISIIKEILISESKLKVNLIYGNKNFESTIFSELIEEMINKYPKNLQVWYLHSQYKEDQNHHLVKSGRISREFVYDLLENIDLKTTKHYICGPNGLKDTIKETLSVLKCPEDNIFSEDFELVKNPKDFEDIKDHTVDVCYQGVNTFVNVGKGKSILEAALDLGLELPYSCQTGSCNTCKCTLMTGELRMIGLSKERNDLRKEEYLLCCSYPLTDNVSVEI
- a CDS encoding cytidylyltransferase domain-containing protein encodes the protein MKILITICARGGSKGIPGKNIKDINGKSLIGYSIDLTKKIKEKFDVKVALSTDDDAIKEKAELFDLKTNYSRPDYLATDTAGKIDTIRDLLLYEESIADDKYDFILDLDVTSPLRTVEDIEKALNIMLENPKALNLFSVNPAARSPYFNMVEKNVDGFYSLVKTNLDGTVMTRQSAPKVYELNASFYWYRRSFFDTGIKSAITDRSLIYEMNHVCFDLDHPVDFLFMEYLLQNKKLDFEL
- a CDS encoding Gfo/Idh/MocA family oxidoreductase is translated as MKKNILLVGTGPMALDYAKVLTAQDFSFQVIGRGQESAEKFKTETDIQPFVGGLQKYLENHTLTDNTYIIIATGTEVLMNSLISVLEAGAERVLIEKPAAISIEELIENKEKLLPYSEKVFVAYNRRFYASVIEAKKMIEEDGGLQTIHFEFTEWSHVIEPLTKAPGVKENWFFANSTHVVDLAFHFAGKPQQWQTYSKAGTVKWHAKTNFTGAGITEKGVLFSYLSNWESAGRWAIELLTEKRRIYLKPMEGLSVQKKGTVTVIEHEFDNSADLQFKPGLKNQLKAFLDNDETKLLNIKEHISISKEVYSKIIS
- a CDS encoding Gfo/Idh/MocA family protein, whose protein sequence is MRILIIGLGSIARKHISALQNLNIKDLNIYALRSNLNSEIEEGIENVYNLENLEISFDFAIISNPTNLHFEFIEKLARLNIPLFIEKPAVHTLKSVDKLIELIESKQLVTYVACNLRFHPCIKYLKNKLSEENLQVNEVNVYCGSYLPDWRPNVDFRKVYSANASMGGGVHLDLFHELDYVNWLFGTPIKSISTLRNVSTLNIDAIDYANYTLEYNKFTANIILNYYRKKSKRSIEVLFNDQILEVDLINNKIINDDNEIVFEASNFEVKNTYSFQLDYFINCLIKKSKPMNSLKESIEILKIVLKDEE